The Anabaena sp. WA102 genome contains a region encoding:
- a CDS encoding ABC transporter ATP-binding protein, giving the protein MSDLRVWVEDYSRVLWRSLPLLWTAAPQEMVFLIAVTLLQGFLPGVSVWITKLVVDTVATALTTGKALDDSILWLLVAAWVGALLLENLLYPWILALQGNLNDKLAAHISLLLMRKADSFSDLSRFEDAEFYDELQILQQQVSYKPLNLVENLVELSRSLITLIVVIGLLIPLAVWIPLVIAIATIPQIVVSSQYGREIWITLFENSPQSRKMQYYTTVMLTDTYAKEIRLFQLGTFFMQLYGQAFQSLHQSMRHLRGKQAFWSSSLAILSTLGNGFSFYWVVKQAFRGQLSPGSVLLFVQSLTYFQNNLERFVSHWLDLFENIIYMQQFFNFLDSPTPMVLNIPGEKIPTPIRAGITFDQVDFHYPDGRLALKDISFTLYPGQTVAIVGENGAGKTTLVKLLTRLYDPTTGRIIVDGVDLRDLNLEQWRQQIAGVFQDFGHYSLTLGENIALGNLAALENREILRYAVEKADIVKLVDDFPSGEDTQLGKQFGGTELSGGQWQKLALARAFVRQEAQLLLLDEPTAALDPRSECDFYLRFVELAEGKTTILITHRLASVRMADRILVLKDGHLIEDGTHQELLQLGGEYTSLWNMQVEQYGV; this is encoded by the coding sequence ATGAGTGATTTAAGAGTTTGGGTGGAAGATTATAGTAGAGTTTTATGGCGTTCCTTACCCTTGTTATGGACAGCAGCACCTCAAGAAATGGTGTTTTTGATTGCTGTAACCTTATTGCAAGGGTTTCTTCCTGGGGTTAGTGTTTGGATTACCAAACTAGTGGTAGATACTGTCGCTACAGCCTTAACAACTGGTAAAGCATTAGATGATTCAATTTTGTGGCTTTTAGTAGCAGCATGGGTGGGAGCTTTGCTATTAGAAAACCTTCTCTATCCTTGGATATTGGCACTTCAAGGAAATCTCAATGATAAATTAGCGGCTCACATTAGTTTATTATTAATGCGAAAAGCTGATAGTTTTTCGGACTTGAGCCGATTTGAAGATGCTGAATTTTATGATGAGTTACAAATTCTTCAACAACAAGTTAGCTATAAACCCTTAAACTTAGTTGAAAATTTGGTGGAATTAAGCCGCTCATTGATTACTTTAATCGTGGTAATTGGGCTATTAATTCCCCTGGCTGTTTGGATACCATTGGTAATTGCGATCGCCACTATACCCCAGATTGTAGTTTCTTCCCAATATGGTAGAGAGATTTGGATCACTTTATTTGAAAACAGTCCCCAATCTCGGAAAATGCAGTATTACACGACAGTAATGCTCACTGATACCTATGCCAAAGAAATCAGGTTATTTCAGCTAGGTACATTTTTTATGCAGCTTTACGGACAAGCTTTTCAATCTTTACATCAATCTATGCGTCATCTGCGAGGTAAACAAGCATTTTGGTCATCTAGTTTAGCTATTCTCAGTACATTAGGAAACGGATTTTCTTTCTATTGGGTAGTCAAGCAAGCTTTTAGAGGACAGTTAAGCCCAGGAAGTGTCCTTTTATTTGTACAATCATTAACTTACTTCCAGAATAATTTAGAAAGATTTGTCAGTCATTGGTTGGATTTATTCGAGAATATTATCTATATGCAGCAGTTTTTCAACTTTCTCGACAGTCCCACCCCAATGGTATTGAACATACCTGGAGAAAAAATCCCCACTCCGATTCGTGCAGGTATTACCTTTGATCAAGTTGATTTTCACTACCCAGATGGTAGATTAGCACTCAAGGATATTTCCTTTACCCTTTACCCAGGACAAACAGTAGCCATAGTTGGAGAAAATGGCGCAGGTAAAACCACTCTAGTTAAGCTATTAACCAGGCTCTACGACCCCACCACAGGACGGATTATCGTTGATGGTGTAGACCTCAGAGATTTGAACTTAGAGCAGTGGCGGCAGCAAATTGCGGGGGTTTTCCAAGACTTTGGACATTACTCGCTCACCCTGGGAGAAAATATCGCCTTAGGAAACCTAGCCGCCCTAGAAAATCGAGAAATTCTCAGATATGCAGTAGAAAAAGCCGATATCGTCAAACTAGTGGATGATTTTCCCAGTGGAGAAGATACACAATTGGGTAAACAGTTTGGCGGTACAGAACTTTCTGGAGGACAGTGGCAAAAATTAGCTCTAGCTCGTGCCTTTGTCCGCCAAGAAGCCCAACTACTCCTTCTAGATGAGCCTACCGCAGCACTAGACCCCCGCAGCGAGTGTGATTTTTACCTACGCTTTGTGGAACTAGCGGAAGGGAAAACTACCATCCTAATTACCCACAGATTAGCCTCAGTGCGAATGGCTGACCGCATCTTAGTCCTCAAAGATGGTCATTTAATTGAAGATGGCACTCACCAAGAACTTTTACAACTGGGAGGCGAATATACATCCCTATGGAATATGCAGGTAGAACAGTACGGAGTGTAA
- a CDS encoding TOMM precursor leader peptide-binding protein, which translates to MKLNDGKRLRLLEHVVINVMPADCSGEESMIFNTTRRTLRVQGHALHNVEKIVLPLLDGSRTIGEIRDAIGEQLTDSSLNQCLEFLMDNRLVEESLENPDDLDSRAYLLPQISLYHELGFNQKDARKHLANARIAVFGLGGSGLIAAINLATAGIGFVRLCDDACILPSDSLMMSGSVLNKIGAFRGVEAARQIEAIGGVTQTEIVTDNLNDDTTINPLLADVDLVIVATDAVSVNLAYRLNRLCLKMQRPLLPGGAAGIEGNVGPLVFAKDGPCYLCYRMRSMACSKFPEAELAVEQLLNRERRSQPRLRENLPIGQMLVGSYMALDAVKMMLGLPMATDGKLLHIDLLGTKLTHNVVLKKPGCPHCSPKKGNREQGTGNGKR; encoded by the coding sequence ATGAAATTAAATGATGGTAAGCGGCTCCGGCTACTAGAACACGTTGTCATTAATGTAATGCCGGCAGATTGCAGTGGCGAAGAAAGTATGATATTTAATACGACACGGCGAACCCTGAGAGTACAGGGTCACGCTTTGCATAATGTAGAAAAAATTGTTTTACCTTTACTAGACGGCTCTCGCACAATAGGAGAAATCCGCGATGCTATTGGCGAACAATTGACCGATTCTTCTCTAAATCAATGTTTAGAGTTTTTGATGGACAATCGCCTAGTGGAAGAGTCTTTGGAAAATCCAGATGATTTAGATAGTCGTGCTTATTTACTGCCTCAAATTAGTCTTTATCATGAATTAGGCTTTAACCAAAAAGATGCTCGGAAACACTTAGCTAATGCCAGGATTGCTGTTTTTGGACTGGGAGGTTCGGGACTGATAGCAGCAATTAATCTGGCTACTGCTGGTATTGGTTTTGTCCGTTTGTGCGATGATGCCTGTATCCTGCCGTCGGATTCCTTGATGATGTCAGGCTCAGTATTGAATAAAATTGGTGCTTTTCGGGGTGTGGAAGCGGCTCGACAAATTGAAGCCATTGGTGGAGTTACTCAAACTGAGATTGTTACAGATAATTTAAATGACGATACAACCATCAATCCTTTGTTGGCGGATGTTGATCTAGTGATTGTTGCTACTGATGCCGTATCTGTAAATCTAGCCTATCGTCTAAATAGACTATGCCTGAAGATGCAGCGCCCATTGCTACCGGGTGGGGCGGCTGGGATTGAGGGAAATGTCGGTCCACTGGTTTTTGCCAAGGATGGACCCTGTTATCTATGCTATCGGATGCGGTCTATGGCTTGTTCTAAGTTTCCAGAGGCGGAATTGGCGGTTGAACAGTTGCTCAACCGGGAACGGCGTTCTCAACCACGACTACGGGAAAATTTACCAATAGGTCAGATGTTGGTGGGAAGTTATATGGCTCTTGATGCGGTGAAGATGATGCTCGGTCTACCTATGGCTACTGACGGAAAATTACTACATATAGACTTACTTGGTACAAAGCTGACTCACAATGTTGTTCTCAAGAAACCAGGTTGTCCCCATTGTTCACCAAAGAAAGGGAATAGGGAACAGGGAACAGGGAACGGAAAAAGATAG
- a CDS encoding YcaO-like family protein, which yields MNTAISQSAVPGAIASPRWQDLVSPHTGIIRSLDRFTKPYTEFDFPVLWQAELANFQLRKQQDDLRYGVGRGMTDEQAIFGAVGEAIERYCGGIVDHRQLTVSNYEELGNRAVSPAVFSPFSDQQYSDPNFPFPAFNPTMQTSWINALSLSSNQQVLIPAFLVYLDWDGNQPGDHILPVTTNGMASGPSWEFAAYRGLCELIERDAFIITWLNRLPAPRIYFDHLPGIETEIARHYARFGIELVVFQLITDIQVPVFMAMLIDRSGKGPAVSTGMGCHLDGATAFHKAVFEVCQARFGDIERMKTGAGTNLHQYSDVQNLDDHNAFFYTTARLSELDFLFHHHQSCQVEYLPTYESASEAENLQSVVAKLNSVGVEPYVVEITAPDIASLGFRVVRTLASELVPIYFGYGQEPLGTRRLFEVPERLGYGGRRTENDLNPCPHPMA from the coding sequence GTGAATACAGCGATTTCGCAGAGCGCAGTACCAGGGGCGATCGCCAGTCCCCGCTGGCAAGATTTAGTCAGCCCCCATACTGGCATTATTCGATCCTTAGATAGATTCACCAAGCCTTATACAGAGTTCGATTTCCCGGTTTTGTGGCAAGCCGAATTAGCAAATTTCCAGCTTCGCAAACAGCAGGATGATTTACGCTACGGTGTCGGCAGAGGCATGACGGATGAACAAGCCATTTTTGGGGCTGTGGGCGAAGCTATAGAAAGATACTGCGGTGGTATTGTTGATCATCGGCAACTGACTGTTAGTAACTATGAAGAATTAGGTAATCGTGCCGTTTCTCCTGCGGTTTTTTCCCCTTTTTCTGACCAACAATACTCTGATCCAAATTTCCCTTTTCCAGCTTTTAATCCCACAATGCAGACTTCGTGGATAAATGCCCTTTCTTTATCTAGTAACCAACAGGTTTTAATTCCAGCGTTTTTGGTTTATTTAGACTGGGATGGCAACCAACCAGGAGATCATATTTTACCTGTCACTACTAACGGTATGGCTAGTGGACCATCTTGGGAGTTTGCAGCCTATAGGGGTTTGTGCGAATTAATTGAACGCGATGCTTTCATCATTACTTGGTTAAATCGTCTCCCCGCTCCGCGCATCTATTTTGACCACCTGCCAGGAATTGAGACGGAAATTGCCCGCCACTATGCCCGCTTTGGCATTGAGTTAGTTGTCTTCCAGTTGATTACTGATATTCAAGTCCCAGTTTTCATGGCTATGTTAATTGACCGTTCGGGCAAAGGTCCCGCTGTTTCCACTGGTATGGGATGTCATCTTGATGGAGCAACGGCTTTTCACAAGGCAGTTTTTGAAGTTTGTCAGGCTCGCTTTGGCGACATAGAACGGATGAAAACTGGTGCTGGGACTAATCTCCATCAATATAGTGATGTTCAGAATTTGGATGATCACAACGCTTTTTTCTATACAACGGCTCGGTTGAGTGAGTTGGATTTTCTGTTTCATCATCATCAATCCTGCCAAGTTGAATATCTACCAACTTACGAATCTGCATCAGAAGCGGAGAATTTGCAATCAGTAGTTGCCAAGTTGAATTCAGTGGGTGTTGAACCTTATGTCGTGGAAATTACCGCCCCTGATATCGCCTCTCTTGGTTTCCGAGTGGTGCGGACTTTAGCCAGTGAATTAGTTCCTATTTATTTTGGTTATGGACAAGAACCACTGGGAACTCGGCGATTGTTTGAGGTCCCAGAAAGGTTAGGTTATGGTGGACGACGAACTGAAAATGACCTCAATCCCTGTCCACATCCGATGGCTTAA
- a CDS encoding SagB/ThcOx family dehydrogenase, with protein sequence MHTVNEPLELALLYHLNSPVPKSYVKRVPATELRYLPEDPFLELPPAPRDNPLSELLARRSSVRSFENQVMPLVSLAQLLDAGCGLNGLREVDNQCYEARNSPSAGGLYPLEVFVSTQAVEGLVAGLYHYEPRGHGLHWVNDAVPTDFVEAFLQQDYIVNANALFVFTSVFMRSMGKYGARGYRFALLEAGHQAENISLMAVQLGLDSLCLGGFHDMSLNAMLGIDGQRHAAIYCVAVGRKG encoded by the coding sequence ATGCACACAGTCAATGAACCTCTGGAGTTAGCTCTTCTCTATCATTTGAACTCTCCAGTCCCCAAAAGTTATGTCAAGCGTGTTCCGGCTACTGAACTGCGATATCTGCCAGAAGATCCCTTTCTGGAATTGCCACCAGCACCACGTGATAACCCGCTGTCGGAACTTTTAGCACGGCGTAGTTCTGTGCGATCATTTGAAAATCAGGTGATGCCACTCGTCTCCTTAGCGCAACTACTGGATGCAGGGTGTGGACTCAATGGACTGCGTGAGGTAGATAATCAATGCTATGAGGCTCGCAACTCTCCTTCTGCGGGAGGATTGTATCCCCTGGAGGTGTTCGTATCTACACAAGCAGTGGAGGGTTTGGTTGCCGGACTTTATCACTATGAACCTCGCGGACACGGGTTACATTGGGTGAATGATGCTGTACCAACAGATTTTGTAGAAGCATTTTTGCAGCAAGATTATATTGTCAATGCCAATGCTCTGTTTGTGTTCACGTCGGTTTTTATGCGCTCAATGGGCAAATATGGAGCGCGAGGCTATCGTTTTGCACTGTTGGAAGCTGGTCATCAAGCTGAAAACATAAGTTTAATGGCTGTGCAATTGGGGCTGGACAGTCTTTGTCTCGGTGGATTTCATGATATGAGTTTAAACGCTATGTTGGGGATTGATGGGCAACGTCATGCGGCTATTTACTGTGTTGCTGTTGGGAGGAAGGGATAA